In the bacterium genome, AGCCGGCCGAGGTGCGGAGCCCGGTGAAGATGAGCGGGCGGGCGGCAGGGACCTGGAGCTTCAGAGCCCGGGTCCACCGGCCGGCGTTGTGGAGCGTGAGCAGGTCATGCAGTCTGGGGTCGGCACCCTGCAAGCCGGTCAGGGAGTTGATGACGATCGGGAATAGAGCGATGATCACGCAAACCGTTACCCGAGACATCAACCCGAAGCCGAACCAGAAGCCGAGGAGCGGGACCAAGGCCAGGATCGGCACCGTCTGGCACACGACGGCCCAGGGGTAGAGCGAGCGCTCGATCCACTTGGCCTGGCTCATCACCAAGGCCATCGAGAACCCCAACGCGAAGCCGATTAGCAGCCCGAGGCCGGCGACCATGGCGGTCCGGTACAGGCCGCCCATGATCTCCCCTAGCACCTCTCCGTCGAGAATCCCCTCCTCGATCACGCCGTGGGGCGGCGGGAGGAGAAAGCGCCGGTCGGGCTCGAGCACGAAGAAGGTGATTCCGTACCAGAGGAGGATTATGGCCAGGGCGACCAGAGCGGGTGGTATGGCAACGCCGAGCAGTTCCCGGATGCGGGCGGGGCGGGCGCGGGAGGCGTTAGTGGATGCGCCGGTCCGGTTGCTCATGATGCCTCTGCCAGTGCGGCGGCGACCTGGCCGGCCAGCACCGCAAACTCCGGCTCGTAGCGGATTTCGGGCTGGCGAGGGAACTCGTAAGGGATTTCGAACTCGGCCACGAGCCTTCCCGGCCGTTTGCTCATCACGAGCAGGCGAGATGCCAGGAATACGGCCTCGTCAACCGAATGCGTGACGAACAGGGCCGCGAAGCGTCGCTCGGAGAACAGGGCGCACAGCTCTGCGTTGAGCCGTGCCCGGCTGATCTGGTCCAGCGCACCGAACGGCTCGTCGAACAGGAACAGGTCGGGATCGAGCAGCAACGACCTGGCGATACTGGTGCGCATCTTCATCCCGCCCGACAGGGCCAGGGGATAGTGGTCGCGGAACTCCTCGAGCCCGACCAGCGAGAGCACCTCGTCGGCGCGCCGCCTGGC is a window encoding:
- a CDS encoding ABC transporter permease; amino-acid sequence: MSNRTGASTNASRARPARIRELLGVAIPPALVALAIILLWYGITFFVLEPDRRFLLPPPHGVIEEGILDGEVLGEIMGGLYRTAMVAGLGLLIGFALGFSMALVMSQAKWIERSLYPWAVVCQTVPILALVPLLGFWFGFGLMSRVTVCVIIALFPIVINSLTGLQGADPRLHDLLTLHNAGRWTRALKLQVPAARPLIFTGLRTSAGLSVIGAIVGDFFFGRGQPGLGILLDRYSRRLRSEELLAAVIAACLLGVVAFWIFGVIGRRAVGHWDPSWADERNKDT
- a CDS encoding ABC transporter ATP-binding protein translates to MDPVIAFAEVTKSFGSIDALDPIGLTIRKGEFVSLVGPSGCGKSTVLRLGSGLIEPTKGTVSRSSDNVGYIFQEPTLMPWRTVEQNVTFLGELDGLGRQEARRRADEVLSLVGLEEFRDHYPLALSGGMKMRTSIARSLLLDPDLFLFDEPFGALDQISRARLNAELCALFSERRFAALFVTHSVDEAVFLASRLLVMSKRPGRLVAEFEIPYEFPRQPEIRYEPEFAVLAGQVAAALAEAS